Proteins encoded in a region of the Zea mays cultivar B73 chromosome 4, Zm-B73-REFERENCE-NAM-5.0, whole genome shotgun sequence genome:
- the LOC542706 gene encoding O-methyltransferase ZRP4 (The RefSeq protein has 6 substitutions, 1 frameshift compared to this genomic sequence) produces the protein MELSPNNSTDQSLLDAQLELWHTTFAFMKSMALKSAIHLRIADAIHLHGGAASLSQILSKVHLHPSRVSSLRRLMRVLTTTNVFGTQPLGGGSDDDSEPVYTLTPVSRLLIGSQSSQLAQTPLAAMVLDPTIVSPFSELGAWFQHELPDPCIFKHTHGRGIWELTKDDATFDALVNDGLASDSQLIVDVAIKQSAEVFQGISSLVDVGGGIGAAAQAISKAFPHVKCSVLDLAHVVAKAPTHTDVQFIAGDMFESIPPADAVLLKSVLHDWDHDDCVKILKNCKKAIPPREAGGKVIIINMVVGAGPSDMKHKEMQAIFDVYIMFINGMERDEQEWSKIFSEAGYSDYRIIPVLGVRSIIEVYP, from the exons ATGGAGCTCAGCCCCAACAACAGCACGGACCAGAGCTTGCTCGATGCGCAGCTCGAGCTCTGGCACACCACCTTCGCGTTCATGAAGTCCATGGCGCTCAAGTCCGCAATACACCTCCGAATTGCCGATGCCATCCACCTCCATGGCGGTGCCGCCAGCCTATCCCAGATACTAAGCAAGGTCCATCTCCACCCGTCCAGAGTTTCCAGCCTCCGTCGCCTGATGCGCGTGCTAACAACCACCAATGTCTTCGGCACCCAGCAGCCGGCTGGTGGCAGTGACGACGACAGTGAGCCCGTCTACACTCTCACTCCAGTGTCTCGCCTCCTCATCGCCTCACAGTCGTCGCAGCTGGCCCAGACTCCGTTGGCGGCCATGGTGCTCGATCCAACCATCGTCTCCCCCTTCTTCGAGCTCGCCGCGTGGTTCCAGCACGAGCTCCCAGACCCGTGCATCTTCAAGCACACGCACGGCCGAGGCATCTGGGAGTTGACCAAAGATGACGCGACCTTCGACGCCCTAGTCAACGACGGGTTGGCTTCCGACAGCCAGCTCATCGTCGACGTTGCCATCAAGCAGAGCGCAGAGGTCTTCCAGGGGATAAGCTCGCTCGTCGACGTCGGTGGGGGCATCGGTGCGGCGGCCCAAGCCATCTCAAAGGCGTTCCCGCACGTCAAGTGTAGCGTGCTGGACCTTGCCCACGTCGTTGCGAAGGCTCCAACTCACACGGACGTGCAATTTATCGCTGGCGACATGTTTGAGAGCATTCCACCAGCAGACGCCGTACTGTTGAAG TCGGTCTTGCATGATTGGGACCATGACGACTGCGTGAAGATACTGAAGAATTGCAAAAAGGCTATTCCTCCAAGAGAAGCCGGTGGAAAGGTGATAATAATAAACATGGTAGTTGGAGCTGGGCCATCTGACATGAAGCACAAAGAGATGCAGGCCATATTCGATGTCTATATCATGTTCATCAATGGCATGGAACGAGATGAGCAGGAGTGGAGCAAGATTTTCTCCGAAGCTGGATATAGCGATTACAGAATAATACCGGTCTTAGGTGTTCGGTCTATAATCGAGGTCTATCCATAA